The Rhodopseudomonas palustris genome window below encodes:
- a CDS encoding DUF2341 domain-containing protein, with protein sequence MTIEKDDVRGAGWRWTRGAKALTRAGLLAMVGGLLLTATPAKAWWNDEWQLRKKITIDTSAAGANITDPIGTTPLLVRLHTGNFRFNATKEDGGDLRFVAGDDKTPLKYHIEKFDALLGEALVWVAVPNLQPGAKTELWLYYGNKKAVAAADSKGTYDADTQLVYHFGERGTVPLDSTVWGNNAQSVGQPADGAMIGTGLRLDGRMPLTLPSSSALALAGSSGWTWSAWVKPAASQPNTALYSRRDGGNAVVIGFDNGAPFVEVANGGTVQRSATASPIALNSWHHVAVVAGNGRVTLYLDGNAYAVLDAALPALNTLAFVGGDTIPSNAAPTASPASTPAPVADGSNPPSEADAGGSPADAAPVAAAPAAVAMTAFTGDIDELEISKASRPAGFVRVAAIGQGLDKGKLVTFSVDEETGSWLSGYFAVILKSVTLDGWVVIAILMVMAVISWMVMIDRASYLRRQARANARFMACYNSVDFDLTLVSHGSPEQVATLGGKLDNKDAALMRSSSLYRIYHIAADEIRRRSGKGGVPVLSSSSIAAIRAALDGGVVRETQRLNRLMVMLTIAISGGPFLGLLGTVVGVMITFAAIAASGDVNVNAIAPGIAAALVATVAGLGVAIPALFGYNYLISQIKNLTADVQVFVDDVVTRIAELYTSDRPAPLRRGQAAE encoded by the coding sequence ATGACAATCGAGAAAGACGACGTGCGCGGTGCCGGATGGCGGTGGACGCGCGGCGCCAAGGCCCTGACAAGGGCAGGACTGCTCGCGATGGTCGGCGGCCTGCTGCTGACCGCGACCCCCGCCAAGGCGTGGTGGAACGACGAGTGGCAGCTTCGCAAGAAGATCACGATCGACACCAGCGCCGCAGGCGCCAACATCACCGATCCGATCGGAACCACGCCGCTCCTGGTGCGGCTGCACACCGGCAACTTCCGCTTCAATGCCACCAAGGAAGACGGTGGCGATCTGCGCTTCGTCGCCGGCGACGACAAGACGCCGCTGAAGTATCATATCGAGAAGTTCGACGCGCTGCTCGGCGAAGCCCTGGTCTGGGTTGCTGTCCCGAACTTGCAGCCGGGTGCCAAGACCGAGCTTTGGCTTTACTACGGCAACAAGAAAGCGGTCGCGGCGGCGGATTCGAAGGGCACCTACGACGCCGACACTCAGCTCGTCTATCATTTTGGCGAGCGCGGCACCGTTCCGCTGGATTCCACCGTCTGGGGCAACAATGCACAGAGCGTTGGCCAGCCTGCCGACGGTGCGATGATCGGCACGGGCTTGCGCCTCGACGGTCGCATGCCGCTCACCTTGCCGTCCTCCTCGGCGCTCGCGCTGGCAGGCAGCAGCGGCTGGACCTGGTCCGCCTGGGTCAAGCCTGCGGCATCGCAACCGAACACCGCGCTCTACAGCCGGCGGGACGGCGGCAACGCGGTGGTGATCGGCTTCGACAACGGCGCCCCGTTCGTCGAGGTCGCCAACGGCGGCACGGTTCAGCGTAGCGCGACCGCGTCTCCGATCGCTCTCAATAGCTGGCATCACGTCGCAGTGGTCGCCGGGAACGGACGGGTCACGCTGTATCTCGACGGCAACGCCTATGCCGTGCTCGACGCGGCGCTTCCTGCGCTCAACACCCTTGCTTTCGTCGGTGGAGACACGATTCCCTCCAACGCGGCTCCAACAGCGTCGCCGGCTTCAACGCCGGCGCCGGTGGCCGACGGAAGCAATCCTCCAAGCGAAGCGGACGCCGGCGGCAGTCCTGCCGACGCCGCTCCGGTGGCGGCCGCTCCCGCGGCGGTCGCGATGACGGCGTTCACCGGCGACATCGACGAGCTCGAGATCAGCAAGGCGTCGCGTCCGGCCGGCTTCGTTCGTGTTGCGGCGATCGGCCAGGGGCTCGACAAAGGCAAGCTGGTGACGTTCAGCGTCGACGAGGAGACCGGAAGCTGGCTGTCGGGCTATTTCGCCGTGATCCTGAAGTCGGTGACGCTCGACGGCTGGGTGGTGATCGCCATCCTGATGGTGATGGCGGTGATCAGCTGGATGGTGATGATCGACCGGGCCTCCTATCTGCGGCGCCAGGCGCGGGCGAACGCTCGTTTCATGGCCTGCTACAACAGCGTCGATTTCGATCTGACGTTGGTGAGCCACGGTTCGCCGGAGCAGGTCGCGACCCTCGGGGGCAAGCTCGACAACAAGGACGCGGCCCTGATGCGGTCCTCGTCGTTGTACCGGATCTACCATATCGCCGCCGACGAAATCCGCCGCCGGTCCGGCAAGGGTGGCGTTCCCGTGCTGTCGTCGAGCTCGATCGCTGCGATCCGCGCCGCGCTCGACGGCGGTGTGGTTCGTGAAACGCAGCGCCTCAACCGCCTGATGGTGATGCTGACCATCGCGATTTCCGGCGGCCCGTTCCTCGGCCTGCTCGGCACTGTGGTCGGCGTGATGATCACGTTCGCGGCGATTGCGGCTTCGGGGGACGTCAACGTCAACGCCATCGCACCCGGCATCGCCGCAGCGCTGGTCGCCACCGTGGCCGGTCTCGGCGTCGCGATCCCCGCGCTGTTCGGCTACAACTACCTGATCTCCCAGATCAAGAATCTCACCGCCGACGTGCAGGTGTTCGTCGACGACGTGGTGACGCGGATCGCCGAACTCTACACCTCCGACCGTCCGGCGCCGCTGCGGCGCGGCCAGGCGGCGGAGTGA
- a CDS encoding biopolymer transporter ExbD: MQVQDDSKPYDDINITPMLDLAYVLLVIFIIMTTATVQGQKVNLPKASAAPSLATQTTKAITVGNDGKIFLDTMPVTLPELEQRLLQQKALTPEFPVVLRGDAQAQYQSVMDVLDLLGRIGLSQVGLATKPLVK, from the coding sequence ATGCAGGTCCAAGACGACTCCAAGCCGTATGACGACATCAACATCACGCCGATGTTGGACCTGGCCTACGTCCTGCTGGTGATATTCATCATCATGACGACGGCCACGGTGCAGGGCCAGAAGGTCAATCTGCCAAAAGCGTCCGCGGCGCCCAGCCTGGCCACGCAGACGACGAAGGCGATCACCGTCGGCAACGACGGCAAGATCTTCCTGGACACCATGCCCGTCACCCTGCCGGAACTGGAGCAGCGCCTGCTGCAGCAGAAGGCGCTTACTCCGGAATTCCCGGTGGTGCTGCGTGGCGACGCGCAGGCCCAGTACCAGAGCGTGATGGACGTGCTCGATCTGCTGGGCCGGATCGGCCTCAGCCAGGTCGGTCTCGCAACCAAGCCGCTCGTGAAGTGA
- a CDS encoding TonB C-terminal domain-containing protein, protein MSKLGEDWQRSPSDDAESDARGPGRRSAIRYGVAVVILAGLFGGGYRWLFSGDDLPPPRQVHEITIVNVPPPPPPQPPAPPPEQTMVEQPKMAEQEFKEEKAIEKPQDEPVKDAKNDEPPGPLALDAKATGPGDLFNLGGKPGGSPYGGGGGGGSRWGWYASIVQSQIESALRANQRTQRAVLQVQIRLWADSTGKISRVQLVSSTGDAELDRIIRDDVLGSLTLREPPPKDMPMPMVTRVTARRPS, encoded by the coding sequence GTGAGCAAGCTCGGGGAAGACTGGCAGCGGTCGCCGTCGGACGACGCAGAGAGCGATGCGCGCGGGCCGGGCAGGCGATCTGCGATCAGGTATGGCGTCGCGGTCGTGATCCTCGCGGGGCTTTTCGGCGGCGGCTATCGCTGGTTGTTCAGCGGCGACGATCTTCCGCCGCCCCGTCAGGTTCACGAGATCACCATCGTCAACGTGCCGCCGCCTCCTCCTCCGCAGCCTCCGGCTCCTCCGCCCGAGCAGACGATGGTCGAGCAGCCAAAGATGGCGGAGCAGGAGTTCAAGGAAGAGAAGGCGATCGAGAAGCCGCAGGACGAACCGGTCAAGGACGCCAAGAACGACGAACCACCCGGCCCTCTGGCGCTGGACGCCAAGGCGACCGGACCCGGCGACCTGTTCAATCTCGGCGGAAAGCCGGGCGGCAGCCCGTATGGCGGAGGTGGAGGCGGTGGAAGCCGCTGGGGCTGGTACGCCTCGATCGTCCAGTCGCAGATCGAAAGCGCGTTGCGCGCGAACCAGCGGACGCAGCGAGCGGTGCTGCAGGTGCAGATCCGATTGTGGGCGGACAGCACCGGCAAGATCAGTCGCGTGCAATTGGTGTCGTCGACAGGCGACGCCGAACTCGACCGGATCATCCGTGACGACGTGCTCGGCAGCCTGACGCTGCGCGAGCCTCCGCCCAAAGACATGCCAATGCCGATGGTGACGCGCGTGACCGCGCGTCGTCCGAGCTGA
- a CDS encoding putative porin yields MFDFNPNARRRAYLLAVSLAALVAAAPAFGQSADRAADRTEAKRPRVSDAKPVSPNATVGLLNLMVKRKLLTQEEADSLIQQADTEAYVSRQAAKDARVKADEAAKVAGEAAAAANPPGTRHVTYVPEIVKRQIRDELKKEVMAKAQKENWASPGMYPEWAQRIRFYGDFRSRYHGSFFPQGNAQADAINFNAINSGSPYDLSDTTNPYNWPTYNTTQNRNQVRLRARLGMEADLAYGFNAGVRIATGESNSPVSTNQTMGGSGSNLSKYSVWLDRGYLKYEAFDRDLVLSAGRFDNPFWSPTDLVWYRELGFDGVAAQGRYSVTPDFSVFGVAGAFPIFNTDFNAGSNLPVEQSKFPSHDRWLFGAQLGFAQRFAPVSEFRFATAIYDFQNVQGQTSDTCFVANASNGCSTDLTRPMFAQKGNTYMTLRNLASGFAFNNFGSELQYQYFGLAQKYRPLVVSGSLDLGEFHPYHIVIDGEFVWNTAFDRSLVNNGVGMKSLPGNVAGYFYNNRGPTPDRTLGAFDGGDKGWMGRVTVGNREIKHLGDWNVHAGYKYLESDATLDAFADSDFGLGGTNLKGYFLGANLGLSDNVWSSVRWLSANSIAGLPYAVDVLVVDLNAKF; encoded by the coding sequence ATGTTTGACTTCAATCCGAACGCACGCCGGCGCGCATATCTGCTCGCCGTTTCGCTGGCGGCGCTCGTGGCCGCGGCGCCGGCCTTCGGCCAAAGCGCGGATCGTGCCGCCGACAGGACCGAGGCCAAGCGGCCCAGGGTGTCCGATGCCAAGCCGGTCTCGCCGAACGCCACGGTCGGTCTCTTGAACCTGATGGTGAAGCGCAAGCTCCTGACGCAGGAGGAGGCCGACAGCCTGATCCAGCAGGCCGACACCGAGGCCTACGTTTCGCGGCAGGCCGCCAAGGATGCACGCGTCAAGGCGGACGAAGCCGCCAAGGTGGCCGGCGAAGCCGCCGCCGCCGCCAATCCGCCCGGCACACGTCACGTCACTTATGTGCCCGAGATCGTCAAGCGGCAGATCCGCGACGAGTTGAAGAAGGAAGTGATGGCGAAGGCGCAAAAGGAGAACTGGGCGTCGCCGGGCATGTATCCGGAATGGGCGCAGCGCATCCGCTTTTACGGCGACTTCCGCAGCCGCTATCACGGCAGCTTCTTCCCGCAGGGCAACGCACAGGCCGACGCGATCAACTTCAACGCCATCAACAGCGGTTCGCCCTACGACCTGTCGGACACCACTAATCCGTACAATTGGCCGACCTACAACACGACGCAGAATCGCAACCAAGTCCGGCTGCGCGCCCGGCTCGGTATGGAAGCCGACCTGGCCTACGGCTTCAATGCCGGGGTGCGGATTGCGACCGGTGAAAGCAATTCACCGGTCTCCACCAACCAGACGATGGGGGGCAGCGGTTCGAATTTATCGAAATATTCGGTGTGGCTCGATCGCGGCTATCTGAAATACGAAGCGTTCGACCGCGATCTGGTGCTGTCGGCGGGTCGTTTCGACAACCCGTTCTGGTCGCCGACCGATCTCGTCTGGTATCGCGAACTCGGGTTCGATGGCGTCGCGGCGCAGGGCCGATATTCGGTCACCCCGGACTTCTCGGTATTCGGCGTCGCCGGCGCATTCCCGATCTTCAACACGGATTTCAACGCCGGCAGCAATCTTCCGGTCGAGCAGTCGAAGTTCCCGAGCCACGACAGATGGCTGTTCGGTGCTCAGCTCGGCTTCGCGCAGCGCTTCGCGCCGGTCAGCGAATTCCGGTTCGCGACCGCGATCTACGACTTCCAGAACGTGCAGGGCCAGACCTCGGACACCTGCTTCGTGGCGAACGCGAGCAACGGCTGCAGCACCGATCTGACCCGTCCGATGTTCGCGCAGAAGGGCAACACCTATATGACGCTGCGCAACCTCGCCTCGGGCTTCGCCTTCAACAATTTCGGCTCGGAGCTGCAGTATCAGTACTTTGGACTGGCGCAGAAGTATCGGCCACTGGTGGTGAGCGGATCGCTCGATCTCGGCGAATTCCATCCCTACCATATCGTCATCGACGGCGAGTTCGTGTGGAACACCGCGTTCGATCGCTCGCTGGTCAACAACGGCGTGGGCATGAAGAGCCTTCCCGGCAACGTCGCCGGATACTTCTACAACAACCGCGGGCCGACCCCGGACCGGACGCTCGGCGCGTTCGACGGTGGTGACAAGGGCTGGATGGGGCGAGTCACCGTCGGAAACCGGGAGATCAAGCACCTCGGCGATTGGAACGTTCACGCCGGTTACAAATATCTGGAGTCCGACGCCACTCTGGACGCCTTCGCCGACTCCGATTTCGGCCTCGGCGGAACCAACCTGAAGGGCTATTTCCTCGGCGCCAATCTCGGCCTCAGCGACAACGTCTGGAGCTCCGTGCGCTGGCTGAGCGCCAACAGCATCGCCGGTCTGCCGTACGCGGTGGACGTGTTGGTCGTCGACCTCAACGCGAAGTTCTGA
- a CDS encoding peptidylprolyl isomerase, with protein sequence MSNRIVDCIRRTALVSVATLVPLVAAAQTATTPSAPAQRQPHAAPRAAKQQPAEAVQSQGVASKTTRAVDKDADARKSGDVIARVGSTNISTDEIRGYVAALGERDRAALRQDPSLLSQAVRMMLANRLVLQEIAAKKWDQQPNIAEKLDRVRESAAVELYLQTVSSPPEKFPSDEDLQKVYEANRAAFLMPRQFELAQIFIALPKDADKATEDKARKSVDDIQRKLKAPGGDFAAVANEAGDANGGALGWVVENQIRPEIRAKVMEMAKNAVSDPIRLDDGWHIVRVLDTKAPYTRTLPEVRDGLVQQIRNERATMLRRAYLADLLKQQPPVINELALAGLLNERSSATR encoded by the coding sequence ATGAGTAACAGGATCGTCGATTGCATCCGGCGGACAGCCCTGGTCAGCGTCGCGACGTTGGTTCCGTTGGTCGCGGCCGCCCAGACCGCGACGACGCCGTCGGCGCCTGCGCAACGACAGCCTCACGCCGCACCGCGCGCGGCCAAGCAGCAGCCTGCGGAAGCCGTGCAATCACAAGGCGTCGCGTCGAAAACCACCAGGGCGGTCGACAAGGATGCCGACGCGCGCAAGAGCGGCGACGTGATCGCCCGCGTCGGCAGCACGAATATCTCCACAGACGAGATCCGCGGCTACGTTGCCGCGCTCGGCGAGCGCGATCGTGCGGCGCTGCGTCAGGATCCCAGCCTGCTCAGCCAGGCGGTGCGAATGATGCTGGCCAATCGTCTCGTGTTGCAGGAGATCGCCGCGAAGAAGTGGGATCAGCAGCCGAATATCGCCGAGAAGCTCGACCGTGTGCGCGAGAGCGCGGCAGTCGAGCTGTATCTGCAGACGGTGTCGTCTCCGCCCGAGAAGTTTCCCAGCGACGAGGATCTACAGAAGGTCTACGAGGCCAATCGCGCCGCATTCCTGATGCCGCGGCAGTTCGAACTGGCGCAGATCTTCATCGCGCTGCCGAAGGATGCCGACAAGGCGACCGAAGACAAAGCTAGAAAAAGCGTGGATGACATTCAGCGCAAGCTGAAGGCGCCGGGGGGCGATTTTGCGGCCGTCGCCAACGAGGCTGGTGACGCCAATGGCGGCGCGTTGGGTTGGGTGGTGGAGAACCAGATCAGGCCCGAGATCCGCGCAAAGGTGATGGAGATGGCGAAGAACGCCGTGTCCGATCCGATCAGGCTCGACGACGGCTGGCACATCGTCAGGGTGCTCGACACCAAGGCGCCGTATACGCGCACTTTGCCGGAGGTCCGAGACGGGCTGGTCCAGCAGATCCGCAACGAACGCGCGACGATGCTGCGCCGGGCCTATCTGGCCGACCTGCTGAAGCAGCAACCGCCCGTGATCAACGAACTGGCGTTGGCGGGTTTGCTGAACGAGCGTAGCTCGGCGACGCGTTAA
- a CDS encoding YbjN domain-containing protein gives MSANLISRLDVDGLRELFQTAGYRVETVSDPVANVTYLRSATNGLAFDIRPGNRLPDDQSLADVALVAVIQVQGELPLAVVNRWNASRRFGRLQASGPFLALSLDLLFAGGVSRDHLRAQIEIWDHLVQQLIVFLREEIAALPQVRPGESVAGAAAAGAGDVAAATVQ, from the coding sequence ATGTCCGCCAACCTCATCAGCAGGCTCGATGTCGACGGCCTGCGCGAACTGTTTCAAACCGCCGGCTATCGCGTCGAAACCGTGTCCGACCCGGTAGCCAACGTCACCTATCTGCGTTCCGCCACCAACGGCCTCGCCTTCGACATTCGTCCCGGCAATCGCCTTCCAGACGATCAGAGCCTTGCCGACGTCGCTCTGGTCGCGGTGATCCAGGTACAGGGAGAGTTGCCGCTCGCCGTGGTCAACCGCTGGAATGCGTCGCGCCGGTTCGGCCGATTGCAGGCGAGCGGGCCGTTCCTCGCGCTGTCGCTCGATCTGCTGTTCGCCGGCGGAGTCAGCCGGGATCATCTGCGCGCCCAGATCGAGATTTGGGATCATCTGGTGCAGCAACTGATCGTCTTCCTGCGCGAGGAGATCGCTGCATTGCCACAGGTGCGGCCGGGTGAGTCAGTCGCCGGTGCGGCGGCTGCCGGGGCTGGCGACGTGGCCGCGGCGACGGTGCAATAG
- a CDS encoding lytic transglycosylase domain-containing protein, whose product MLWAFIGFGLARAEPANPSAAIDAQAARSDVGAEPAPARLAAAEAPPPSLTPSVAAPSSQTRASNTPAAFRALIAREAERHGLAPAVAEAVMAVESGFNPDAVGGSGEIGLMQVMPSTARMLGFLGSNAELAVPETNIRYGVTYLARAWRLAGGDICTATMKYRAGHGETRFSHLSVKYCVAVRGQLAALGFPVTGQVPVASFGSPSGGGAGFDGGCRRRCLAGNTVGRVDLAALNARLNTLVVQVRSGR is encoded by the coding sequence TTGCTCTGGGCATTCATTGGTTTCGGTCTGGCGCGCGCCGAGCCGGCTAATCCGTCGGCTGCAATCGACGCGCAGGCTGCACGGTCCGACGTCGGCGCTGAACCAGCGCCTGCAAGGCTCGCCGCTGCCGAAGCTCCGCCGCCCAGTTTGACGCCCTCGGTCGCTGCGCCCTCGAGCCAGACGAGGGCAAGCAATACGCCGGCGGCGTTTCGGGCGCTGATTGCCCGGGAGGCCGAGCGGCACGGTCTCGCACCGGCGGTTGCCGAAGCGGTGATGGCGGTCGAGAGCGGCTTCAATCCGGATGCTGTCGGAGGCTCCGGTGAGATCGGACTGATGCAGGTGATGCCGTCGACGGCCCGGATGCTCGGCTTCCTCGGCAGCAACGCAGAACTCGCAGTGCCTGAAACCAACATCAGATATGGCGTGACCTATCTGGCGCGAGCCTGGCGGCTCGCCGGCGGCGATATCTGCACGGCGACAATGAAGTATCGGGCGGGACACGGCGAGACACGATTCTCGCACCTCTCGGTCAAGTATTGCGTAGCGGTGCGCGGCCAGCTCGCTGCGCTGGGCTTTCCGGTGACTGGTCAGGTCCCGGTCGCAAGCTTCGGTTCGCCAAGCGGCGGCGGAGCCGGGTTCGACGGCGGCTGCCGTCGTCGTTGTCTGGCCGGAAACACGGTCGGACGCGTTGATCTCGCAGCGTTGAACGCGCGACTGAATACGTTGGTGGTGCAGGTTCGCAGCGGGAGGTGA
- a CDS encoding STN domain-containing protein, which produces MPPDAPVVASWIVRPRRALALVFALSLATGSGQAEESVSFDIPSQPLAKALHAFSAATGIEVLVDARPAAGHRAPDLKGSLPPHEALSILLAGSNLVARDFGRDTVILAAMSPAPTSLMEDQRYFADVQRAVEHALCADERTLPGRYRLALKLWVGPSGEVTRAKRLDTTGDRARDDALDAAISRISVGTSPPPLLAQPIAVIVSPSYTGTITGCPAGVLPRRAANR; this is translated from the coding sequence TTGCCACCGGATGCGCCAGTCGTTGCGTCCTGGATCGTTCGGCCTCGCCGCGCGCTGGCGCTGGTGTTCGCTCTGTCCCTGGCAACCGGATCTGGCCAAGCGGAAGAGTCAGTCAGTTTCGATATTCCATCTCAGCCGCTGGCAAAAGCGCTTCATGCCTTCAGCGCGGCGACTGGAATCGAGGTGTTGGTCGATGCGCGGCCGGCGGCCGGCCATCGTGCGCCGGATCTCAAAGGCTCGTTGCCGCCGCACGAGGCCTTGTCGATCTTATTGGCCGGCTCGAACCTCGTCGCCCGGGATTTCGGCAGGGATACCGTCATACTCGCCGCGATGTCGCCGGCCCCAACATCTCTGATGGAAGATCAGCGCTACTTTGCGGATGTTCAGCGTGCCGTCGAACATGCCCTTTGCGCCGATGAGCGCACTTTGCCAGGCCGCTATCGACTGGCGCTCAAGCTCTGGGTTGGGCCATCGGGTGAGGTGACGCGGGCAAAACGGCTCGACACCACCGGCGATCGGGCACGCGATGACGCCCTCGATGCGGCGATATCGCGGATCAGCGTCGGGACATCGCCGCCGCCGCTTTTGGCGCAGCCGATTGCTGTCATCGTATCGCCCAGCTACACCGGCACGATCACGGGCTGCCCGGCAGGAGTTCTTCCGCGCCGCGCCGCAAATCGGTAG
- a CDS encoding RNA polymerase sigma factor, protein MVDNGLNVLRKLLVSRYDELKRRLARRVGSSDVAAEALHETWIRLGQIHEVAVVRRPESYLYRIALNVAVDRHRADVRWSDRASFEAVLYSDDDQLDPEHIVLMQSEMAAMEKVLAELPERRRAVFMAALIEELPYREIAKRFGISLRSVEREMSHAFEHCSKRFEKLPVKRRVRASGDVLSMDRALNPATDSNHDDEF, encoded by the coding sequence ATGGTCGATAATGGGCTCAACGTGCTGCGCAAGCTGCTGGTTTCGCGCTACGACGAGTTGAAGCGGCGGCTGGCGCGCCGCGTCGGTTCGTCGGACGTCGCGGCCGAAGCGCTGCACGAGACCTGGATCCGGCTCGGCCAGATCCATGAAGTCGCCGTGGTTCGGCGGCCGGAATCATATCTCTATCGTATCGCGCTCAATGTTGCGGTGGACCGCCACCGAGCCGATGTTCGTTGGTCCGACAGGGCCAGTTTCGAGGCCGTGCTGTACTCCGACGACGACCAGCTCGATCCCGAACATATCGTGCTGATGCAGTCGGAAATGGCCGCGATGGAGAAGGTCCTTGCCGAGTTGCCGGAGCGGCGCCGCGCGGTCTTTATGGCGGCGCTGATCGAGGAACTGCCCTATCGGGAGATCGCAAAGCGGTTTGGTATTTCGCTTCGCTCGGTCGAGCGCGAGATGAGCCACGCCTTCGAGCATTGCAGCAAGCGTTTCGAAAAATTGCCGGTAAAGAGGCGGGTTCGTGCTTCGGGAGACGTCTTGTCAATGGACAGGGCGTTGAACCCCGCCACGGATAGCAACCATGACGACGAATTCTGA
- a CDS encoding FecR family protein has protein sequence MTTNSDVPDPTEDPMIAARRWVIRLRSGEAGRSDVEALGRWRAENVAHRRAFALANAQWDVLRQAAKNVVKADIVNPQKPANTLMTRRVWMGGALAASVGGAAYLAVRPPLELWPSLSELNADYRTEIGERRQIDFADNVSVEMNTRTSLTALDLGENVQGLNLVSGEIAVTTGKVGTAPGQPFVIVAGSGRVSATQAMFDLRRDGQDVAVTCLEGGLIVACGQQTAELKAGQHISFGAQGLGVLAATDGRVVGAWRQGLLVFENQPLAQVIPEINRYRRGRIVLTSDRVARLPLDATFRLDRIDEVVPKLAHLFGLKVRALPGGVVFLS, from the coding sequence ATGACGACGAATTCTGACGTGCCCGACCCGACTGAAGACCCGATGATCGCGGCGCGGCGCTGGGTCATCCGCTTGCGTTCGGGTGAAGCAGGTCGGAGCGATGTCGAGGCGCTCGGACGATGGCGTGCCGAGAACGTGGCGCATCGCCGGGCATTCGCACTTGCGAATGCGCAATGGGACGTGTTGCGGCAGGCGGCCAAGAACGTCGTCAAGGCCGATATCGTGAATCCGCAAAAACCTGCGAATACCCTGATGACACGGCGGGTCTGGATGGGTGGCGCACTCGCTGCCTCGGTCGGCGGCGCAGCCTATCTCGCGGTGCGCCCGCCGCTCGAACTCTGGCCGTCTTTGTCGGAGCTCAACGCCGACTACCGAACCGAGATCGGAGAGCGCCGCCAGATCGACTTTGCCGACAACGTATCAGTCGAGATGAATACGCGGACCAGCCTCACGGCACTGGACCTCGGCGAGAACGTTCAGGGTCTCAACCTGGTCAGCGGCGAGATTGCCGTGACGACGGGAAAGGTGGGTACAGCGCCGGGCCAGCCGTTCGTCATCGTGGCCGGCAGCGGGCGCGTCAGTGCGACGCAAGCGATGTTCGATCTGCGCCGCGACGGCCAGGATGTCGCGGTGACCTGTTTGGAAGGCGGCTTGATCGTCGCGTGCGGCCAGCAGACGGCCGAGCTGAAGGCCGGGCAGCACATCAGCTTCGGCGCGCAGGGTCTCGGCGTACTCGCGGCGACCGATGGCCGCGTGGTTGGAGCATGGCGCCAAGGTCTGCTGGTGTTCGAGAACCAGCCGCTGGCGCAGGTGATCCCGGAGATCAATCGTTACCGCCGCGGTCGCATCGTGCTGACCAGCGATCGCGTCGCTCGCCTGCCGCTCGACGCCACCTTCCGGCTCGACCGGATCGACGAGGTGGTGCCGAAACTGGCACATTTGTTTGGCCTGAAGGTCAGGGCGCTGCCCGGCGGCGTGGTTTTCCTGAGCTGA